In Spartinivicinus poritis, a single window of DNA contains:
- a CDS encoding GH3 family domain-containing protein — MKKYMLAAIHRAHAVSLKKETRRFCTSLKKISIKQEEILQAIIRENANCQYLKYYLKEHDCTNSIIETVQEKLPIVSYKDLSPWIDKIHSTNDRVLTEEPVLFWEPTSGSTDSKKWIPYTASLLNSFNNGIKPWLKSLYDYYPTLKSGTHYWSISMATSEHIQNHTGIPLGVEDDSDFLDPFSRWAMHKITAVPSSIKHCKTSEEWQFNTCRYLLEQNNLSFISIWSPTFLMVLCDYIVENFDNMVASLSRNRQKEIIKSKFENTRDFSKLWPNLKLISCWTDGPSYTFAKALLSRFSNSVIQGKGLLATECVISIPFINSRKNFFSHKESLISQGSVLASNSHFFEFLEAETDCTDTYLAHELKIGITYIPVVTTSGGLYRYKINDLVRCTGFIQKTPTIEFVGKADYTSDVAGEKLHPIFIDNIIKKVREKMKIEIHFMLISAPKILPGSYKLFIDSPESDNDIKNFTEELEYQLNSSHHYFNCIKIGQLKPLSFHRVKNAWRKYQTMFTKHGMKLGDIKPSILNNRYDWDKVFLKN; from the coding sequence ATGAAAAAATACATGTTGGCTGCTATTCATAGAGCTCATGCTGTTAGCTTAAAAAAAGAAACGCGCAGATTTTGTACTTCATTGAAAAAAATATCTATTAAACAAGAGGAAATATTACAGGCTATTATTAGGGAAAATGCAAATTGCCAATATCTAAAGTACTACTTAAAGGAACATGATTGTACAAATAGTATTATTGAAACAGTACAGGAGAAGCTTCCAATAGTTTCATATAAAGATCTATCTCCTTGGATAGATAAAATCCATTCAACTAATGATAGAGTTTTGACAGAAGAGCCAGTGTTATTTTGGGAGCCTACAAGTGGTAGCACTGATTCGAAAAAGTGGATACCTTATACTGCCTCATTATTAAATAGTTTTAATAATGGTATTAAACCCTGGCTTAAATCATTATATGATTACTATCCAACCCTTAAATCAGGTACTCATTATTGGTCTATTTCAATGGCTACCTCTGAGCATATACAAAATCATACAGGTATTCCTCTTGGAGTAGAAGACGACTCTGATTTTCTTGATCCTTTTTCTAGATGGGCTATGCACAAAATAACAGCAGTTCCATCAAGTATAAAGCACTGTAAAACAAGTGAAGAGTGGCAGTTTAATACTTGTAGATACTTACTTGAGCAGAATAATTTATCTTTTATTAGTATCTGGAGTCCTACGTTTTTAATGGTTCTTTGTGACTATATTGTCGAAAATTTTGATAACATGGTTGCTAGCTTATCAAGAAACCGTCAAAAAGAAATTATAAAGAGTAAGTTTGAAAATACCAGAGACTTTAGTAAATTATGGCCTAATCTTAAATTAATATCATGTTGGACTGATGGACCCTCTTATACTTTTGCTAAGGCACTATTATCACGCTTTTCTAACTCTGTAATTCAAGGTAAAGGCCTTCTTGCAACTGAATGTGTTATATCAATCCCATTTATTAATTCAAGAAAAAATTTTTTCTCTCATAAAGAGTCATTGATAAGTCAAGGAAGTGTTCTTGCATCAAATAGCCACTTTTTTGAATTTTTAGAAGCTGAAACTGATTGCACTGATACCTACTTAGCTCATGAACTTAAAATAGGAATTACATATATTCCAGTAGTTACTACTAGTGGAGGACTATACCGATATAAGATAAATGATCTTGTTCGCTGTACTGGATTCATCCAGAAAACTCCTACTATCGAATTTGTTGGTAAAGCAGATTATACAAGTGATGTTGCAGGGGAAAAATTGCATCCAATTTTTATTGATAATATTATAAAAAAAGTTCGTGAAAAAATGAAAATTGAAATTCACTTCATGCTAATATCAGCGCCGAAAATACTACCTGGTAGCTATAAGCTATTCATAGATTCTCCCGAGAGTGATAATGATATAAAAAACTTTACTGAAGAGTTGGAATACCAATTGAATTCATCTCATCATTACTTTAACTGCATTAAAATAGGACAATTAAAACCCTTATCTTTCCATAGAGTAAAAAATGCTTGGAGAAAATATCAAACTATGTTTACTAAGCATGGTATGAAGCTTGGGGATATAAAACCTTCCATACTAAATAATAGATATGATTGGGATAAAGTGTTTTTGAAAAATTAA